Part of the Paludisphaera borealis genome, CCCCGGATCGTGCGCTGAGGCGAGGAAAACGACGTCATGGCCTCGAATTCCAGCATCAACGCAACGGTCCACCGGCCGACGGCCGATCCGAATTCCCCGAACGCGAACGCGAACGCGAACGCCGACCCGCGTTTCACGTTTCGGTCGTTGCTGGCCAGACACCCGTTCGCCACGCTCCGGGCGATCGCCGCGCGTCGGGGCCTCGAATCGGAGGCCGTCCGCGCCAGCACGCTGGCCGGCGAGCTGACCGACGAGCTTGATTCGCCGGCCGTCCTCTCGGCGATCCGGGCCGATCTGGACGACGACGCCCGGCTGGCCTTGTCGCTGTTCGGCCTGACCGACTCGCCGAGCTGGCCGTTGTCGGGCCTGAAGCACGCGCTGTCGGTCCTGGGGGCGACGGCCGAGAGCGTCGTCGTCGGGCTCCTCGAGCGCGGGCTGCTCGCGCTTGACCCCGGAGTCGAAGCCGGGCCCGGGCAGCCGTTCGATTTCGCCGCCCGCATGGCTTCGGTCGGGTCGGACGAGTTGGAGCTTTGGGTCCATCCGGCGCTGTCGCACGGGGTGCGCATCCGGCCGCCGTCGCGGGCCGTCCTGCCGGCCGCCGGTCCGGTCGGCCAGATCCGCGAGCCCGACGGCCTCGAACCGATCTTGCGACTGGCCGCCTTGTGGCAGCGGACCGGCGCCGAGCCGCTCCGCCGAACCCAGCAAGGAACCCTTTACAAACGCGACCGGGAACGAATCGAGGAAGACCCCGTCCTCTCCGGCCCCGTCAGCGACGCACTCGCGGAACTCCCTGCGATGGCGACGCTCTGGCTCGGCCTGGCTCGACGCGTGGGCCTCGTCCATCTGGACCCGGGCGGCGAATTCTTCCTGGCCGCGTCCGCTGAATTCTGGACCGAAAACGCGGTCCACCTGCCGCAGATGATCGCCTCCGGCTGGCTGGGCTTGCGCACCTGGCTCGAATGGGCCGAACCGTCCGCGGAAGCGCCGTCGGCCGGCCTTCCCCTCGTGTTCCTTCGCCCCGCCCTCTTGCTCTGGCTGGCGAGCCTGGCCCCCGACACCTGGGTGACGCTCGACGACCTGGCCGAGCACTTGACCGCCATCGCCCACGGATGGGACCGGACGGCGTTCACCGAAACTCCCGGCGCGTCCGCGGCGACCGCCCGCCGCGCCTCGAAGTCGGCCGCCAAGCGAGGACCGCAAGCGCCCCGCGAATCCCCGGCCAGTCGCGCGCTCGGCCGTGTTTTGCTCGGCGGGGGATACGCGATGGGCCTGGTGCGCGTGGGAGAAGAAAAATCCACCGACCGCAGGGCCGTCCAGCTCACACCACTGGGGCGTTACGTCCTGGGCCTCGGCCCGCCGCCACCGCCGCGCCCGACGTTCGAGCACTTCCTGTTCGTGCAGCCCAACCTCGAAGTGATCGCCTACCGGCAGGGGCTCACCCCGCCCTTGATCGGCCGGCTCAGTCGGTTCGCCTGGTGGACCAAGATCGGCGCGGCGATGGAGTTGAAGCTGACGCAGGAATCGGTCGCGCTCGGCCTCGAATGGAACCTCTCGCCCTCGCTGATGCTCGAGATCCTGGCACGGCACAGTCAGCGCGCGCTTCCGGGGAGCGTGAAAGACGCCATCGACCGCTGGGCCAGCCGCCGCGAGCGCGTCACGATGTACACGGCCGCCACCCTCATGGAGTTCAGCGCGCAGGCCGACCGCGACCGCGCCGCGACCGCGTGGACCGAAGACGGCGAGGGCAAGGCGTTCATCCCCGTCGGCGATCGGTTTCTCCTGGTCGAGAACGCTCAGCACGTTCCAACCAGCCGGATCAGCACCACGGCGGTGCGCGACTATCGGCTTCCTCCCGAGCGCTGCGTCTCCGTCGAGGCCGACGGCGTGACGCTCGCGCTCGATCCGTCGCGGTCCGACCTTCTGATCGACGCCGAACTGGCCCGATTCGCCGACGAAGAACCGACCCCGGACGCCGATCGCCCAGGCGGATCGCGACCGTCGGCGCGGCGGTTCCAGGTCACGGCCGCGTCGCTGGCGCGGGCCTTCGACATCGGCATGACCGCGGCGCTGCTATCCGACTGGTTCCAGAGGCGGACGGGCGGCGACCTCCCGCCCGCCGTCGGCCTGATGGTTCGGCCGGCCTTGCTTGGAGCCAAGCCGTGGAAGGCCCAGCGGCGGCTCGTGCTCAACGTCCCGACCGCCGAGCTGCTTGAGGGGGTCCTCCAGCATCCGGCCACGCGCTCGCTGCTGGGAGATCGGCTCGGCCCGGTCTCGGCCGTCGTCCCCGAAGACTGCGTCGATCAGCTCCGGGCCGCCTTGAAAACGCTGGGCGTCGAGATCGACGTTTCTTGAAAACTCGTCCGACTTCAGCCGGTCGCTTAAAGCGCCTTGAGCTTGATGTTGCGGAACTCGATCCGACCGCGCTCCGCTTCCAGGCCCAGGTATCCCCGAGGGACGCCGCAGCCCTTCCACTGGTTCGCGACCACGCCGTTCACCCAGAGGGTCACCAGTCGCCCCTTGCAGGTCAGCTCGTAGGTATTCCACTCGCCGGCCGGCTTGACCCGGTTCTCGGCGACCTCCTTTTCCAGGTTGAACGGCTTGATGGCGGAGGCCGCAAACGTCTCGCCGACGAGGTATCCGCCCTTCGCGTCGCCGCACTCGGCCTTGTGCCACATCCTGGCGTCGTTCGAGTTGCGAACGAAGATCCCCGCGCGGTCGTTCGTCGCCGTCGCGCCCGGCTCCGGTCGGAACCGCCACTCGACATGAAGGATGAAGTCGAGCAGCACCTGGTCGAGCCGGAGCCATTCCCGGCCTCCACCGGCCGGGGCGCACGACAGGACGCCGGACGCCGAATCGAGCTTCCAGGGCGAATCCTCCGGCAGCTCGCCGCCGGCGGGGATCGGCTCGCGCGTCCAGGCGTCGAGCCCCGCGCTGGTCGCCCCCAGCAAGTCGCTCCAGCCGCCGCCGTCGCTCTCCAGCGCGCTGGGGACGTCCTTGGCGTTCTGAGCGCCCGACATGACCAGGGTCGCCAGGCAAGCGACGATCGCAAGCCGTTTCCGCGCGCGAGAATCAAACATCGGACGGTCTCCTCCAGCAGACTTCGAGGCGGGGCCGGCGCTTCGTCGCCCGACTCCCCAGAGAGCCTCATTGTAGGGCCGCCCGAAACCCGGCCACAACCGTCTGGCGCGGAACGCCAGTGGCACAAACGCATTACGCACGAGCAATCACCGCCGCCTGACTGCACTCACTGGTCGCACGGGCGGCCGAATCGCGGACTCTCCCTTGATTCGAGAGGCTCGGTCTGATCGAATGTTTATGACCGCCCTCGGAATGCGTCCGGAGGCGGCGCGCGGATTTCGGGGGGAGGTTTCGAGGGTGGGGGTATCGAGCCGATGATTGTTGGGGTGCCGAAGGAGATCAAGGCCGACGAGTACCGGGTGGCGATGCTCCCGGTCGGCGTCGAGGAACTCACCGGCGCGGGGCACTCGGTTCTCATCGAAGCCGGCGCGGGGCTGGGGAGCGGCATCGCCGACGCCCAGTACGAGTCCGCGGGGGCGTCGATCGTTCGCGCACCGGCCGAGATCTGGTCGAAGGCCGAGCTGATCGTGAAGGTCAAGGAACCCTTGCCCACGGAATGGCCGCACATCCGGCCGGGGCAGGTGCTCTTCACCTACTTCCACTTCGCGGCCGACGAGGCGTTGACTCGCGCGGTCCTCGCCAGCGACGCGACGGCCATCGCCTACGAGACCCTGCGCGACGCGCGCGGCGGGCTCCCTCTGTTGACGCCGATGAGCGAGGTCGCCGGCCGGATGAGCATCCAGGAGGGTGCCAAGTTCCTCGAACGGCCTCAGGAAGGGCGAGGGATCTTGCTCTCGGGGGTTCCGGGCGTGGCACCGGCCGACGTCGCCGTGCTGGGCGGGGGCGTGGTAGGGTCGAACGCCGCCAAGGTCGCCGCCGGCATGGGAGCGAACGTCACGATCCTCGACGTCAATCTCGATCGGCTCAGGTATCTCGACGACATCTCGCCCCCGAACGTGACGACGCTCTATTCCGACCGGCACACGATTCGCGAGGCCATCGAGCGGGCCGATCTCGTCATCGGCGCGGTCTTGATCATCGGCGCGCGGGCGCCCCGCCTGGTTCGTCGCGACGATCTCCGGCGGATGAAGCCCGGCGCGGTGATCGTCGACGTCGCCATCGACCAGGGAGGCTGCGTCGAGACCAGCCGGCCCACGACGCACCACAGCCCCACCTACGTCATTGACGGCATCGTCCACTATTGCGTGACGAACATGCCCGGCGCGGTGGGGCGGACCAGCACATACGCGCTGTGCAACGTCACCCTTCCCTACGTTCTCCAATTCGCGGAGCACGGCTGGCGAAGCGTCGCAAGCCGCGACCCCGGCGTCGCCGAGGGCGTCAACATCGACCAGGGCCGAGTGACCAACCGGGCCGTCGCCAGGACTTTCGACCTTCCCTACGAAGAATGGACCGATCGCCCCCCCGCGGCGACTTCGGCCCCGATCGTCACGGGATGAGGTCGCGATCACGATCCACTTGCAACGTCGGCCGGCGACGCGGGACGCATAAGTCAGGCGGTCGCCGGACCGGTATTTCCAATTTCTTTTTTCCTTAAAGGGAGAGCAGACGACCATGGGTCACGACGAACACGAACACGACGAACACGAGCATGACCACGATCACGACCACGAGCACGACGTCGAAGAGGCCCTGGAAGAGGCGCTCGAGCTCGACACCCAGAGCCAGATCTTCCTGGAGATGAGGCGTCAGAACCTGGATCTGCTGCGGATCGCCTCGGAGGTCGCCGGCTACGGCGGCAATCACGGCCCGCTCAAGCCGGGCGACGTCCGCAACGCGCTGCGGAACATCTGGGACGTCTTCGCCGAGTTCTATTCGTGGGTCGACCCGGAAGAGGACGAGGGCGACGATGAAGAGGACGAAGGTGACGAGGACGAAGAATGAGCACCGAAACGAACTGGGCTGAGGGCTCTCGAACGGGAGTCGACCGCTGATGCCTGAAATCCATCAGACCAGCCCATTTCCGACGGTGTCATGGATCGGCGACGCGTCCGGCGGCTTCCTCCGCTTGATCGACCAAACCCGACTGCCGACCGAGTGCGTCGAAATCGACTGCCTCGACTCGGCCGCGGTCTGGAACGCGATCAAGCGGCTGAGCGTCCGCGGCGCGCCGGCGATCGGCGTCGCCGCCGCGTACGGCGCCGTGATCGGCGCGCGTGCGCGGGGGACCGACGATCCCAAGGCGATCCGGACCGCCTTGAAGGAGGCCTCGGCCTACCTTCGAACCAGCCGACCGACCGCCGTGAACCTGTTCTGGGCGCTCGATCGGATGGAAGCGGCGGCCGACGACCCGGGGCGCGCCCCGGGTTCGCCGTTGCTTGAACGACTCCTGGCCGAGGCGGAGGCGATCGCGGCCGAGGACCGCGCCATGTGCCGGGCCATCGGCCGCCACGGCGCCGAGTTGCTGGTGCCCGGCGACGGCGTCTTGACCCACTGCAACGCCGGCGGTCTGGCCACGTCCGACTACGGCACGGCGCTCGCCGTGATCTTCTCGGCCCATGAGCAAGGCAAGTCAGTCCACGTCTTCGCCGACGAGACCCGGCCGCTGCTCCAGGGTGCCCGGCTCACCGCCTGGGAGCTGCAAAACCGCGGCGTCCCCGTCACCCTCATCTGCGACAACATGGCCGCCCAGGTCATGAAGGAACGGAAGATCCAGAAGGTCGTCGTCGGCGCGGATCGGATCGCCGCCAACGGCGACACCGCCAACAAGATCGGCACCTACGGCGTGGCCTTGCTCGCTCGGGCGCACGGTATCCCGTTTTACGTCGCGGCGCCGTCGAGCACCTTCGATCTGTCGCTCGCCGACGGATCGGGCATCCCGATCGAAGAGCGTGATCCGCTCGAAATCACCCATGGTTTCGGACGCCGGACCGCGCCCGAAGGGGTCGCCGTGTACAACCCCGCGTTCGACGTCACCCCCGCCGAACTGATCACCGGCATCATCACCGAACGAGGCGTCGTCCAGCCGGTTGACGCCGAGACGATCCGCTCGCTCATCGGTGATTCCAACGCGACTCGCTGATCCCTACCGACCATCCGTCCTCCTCGACCTCTTCCCCACAGGGCTCGCCATGCTGGCACACAGCGTCTTCTTTTCGCTCCATGACAATTCTCCCGCCGCGATCGACAAGCTGGTCGCCTCATGCAAGAAATACCTCGCCGACCACCCGGGCGTTGTCTTCTTCTGCGCGGGGACGCTCAACAAGGAGCTGGATCGGGCCGTCAACGACCGCGCATTCGACGTCGCCCTGCACGTCGTCTTCGACGGCAAGCCCGCGCACGACCTCTACCAGACCGCCCCCACCCACTTGACGTTCATCGCCGAAAACAAGGACAACTGGAAGCAAGTCCGCATCTTCGACGCCGACGTCGAATCGGCCTGAGCCGACGTCCGAGGCCGCCGGCTGAATCTCGGAAGACAGCCGGCTCGGCCGCGTCATGGAGCTTGGCGATCGCCAACGTCCGATGGGTGCGCACACCACGATGTCTATCACGTTCAACTCATGGTCGCCTCAGCCATAGCAAGGAACATGGGGTTGGGGTTGCGTGTCGGGCCGCGAACGCGACGCCCCAGGATTCCATCGAAACATAATGCGACCAAAGATCTT contains:
- a CDS encoding 3-keto-disaccharide hydrolase; the encoded protein is MFDSRARKRLAIVACLATLVMSGAQNAKDVPSALESDGGGWSDLLGATSAGLDAWTREPIPAGGELPEDSPWKLDSASGVLSCAPAGGGREWLRLDQVLLDFILHVEWRFRPEPGATATNDRAGIFVRNSNDARMWHKAECGDAKGGYLVGETFAASAIKPFNLEKEVAENRVKPAGEWNTYELTCKGRLVTLWVNGVVANQWKGCGVPRGYLGLEAERGRIEFRNIKLKAL
- the ald gene encoding alanine dehydrogenase yields the protein MIVGVPKEIKADEYRVAMLPVGVEELTGAGHSVLIEAGAGLGSGIADAQYESAGASIVRAPAEIWSKAELIVKVKEPLPTEWPHIRPGQVLFTYFHFAADEALTRAVLASDATAIAYETLRDARGGLPLLTPMSEVAGRMSIQEGAKFLERPQEGRGILLSGVPGVAPADVAVLGGGVVGSNAAKVAAGMGANVTILDVNLDRLRYLDDISPPNVTTLYSDRHTIREAIERADLVIGAVLIIGARAPRLVRRDDLRRMKPGAVIVDVAIDQGGCVETSRPTTHHSPTYVIDGIVHYCVTNMPGAVGRTSTYALCNVTLPYVLQFAEHGWRSVASRDPGVAEGVNIDQGRVTNRAVARTFDLPYEEWTDRPPAATSAPIVTG
- the mtnA gene encoding S-methyl-5-thioribose-1-phosphate isomerase gives rise to the protein MPEIHQTSPFPTVSWIGDASGGFLRLIDQTRLPTECVEIDCLDSAAVWNAIKRLSVRGAPAIGVAAAYGAVIGARARGTDDPKAIRTALKEASAYLRTSRPTAVNLFWALDRMEAAADDPGRAPGSPLLERLLAEAEAIAAEDRAMCRAIGRHGAELLVPGDGVLTHCNAGGLATSDYGTALAVIFSAHEQGKSVHVFADETRPLLQGARLTAWELQNRGVPVTLICDNMAAQVMKERKIQKVVVGADRIAANGDTANKIGTYGVALLARAHGIPFYVAAPSSTFDLSLADGSGIPIEERDPLEITHGFGRRTAPEGVAVYNPAFDVTPAELITGIITERGVVQPVDAETIRSLIGDSNATR
- a CDS encoding Dabb family protein, with the protein product MLAHSVFFSLHDNSPAAIDKLVASCKKYLADHPGVVFFCAGTLNKELDRAVNDRAFDVALHVVFDGKPAHDLYQTAPTHLTFIAENKDNWKQVRIFDADVESA